The Candidatus Neomarinimicrobiota bacterium genome contains the following window.
GCCCGCGCAGCCGTCAAGTGTACCTGATGATGACGCCCGCTTTGTAGCCGCAGGGGCACAGCGCGCTGTGCCCCTACCACGTGACCATCAATGGGTTTGCAGCCGCTAACTTACATATCTAATATCCCGTCACCCCTCGACCCGCGCCTGTGGCGGGGCAGGGGCAATTGCGGTGGCGGTGGCGCCTACCAGGCGTAGGCTTCGGGGGCCTCGCCGCCAGGACCGGGCCAAATATCGTCCAGCGAGGCGAGGGCCTGTTCGTCCAACTCGAGCTCCAGGGCCTTTTGAGCGCCGTCCAGCTGGGCCTGTGTACGGGGA
Protein-coding sequences here:
- a CDS encoding aldo/keto reductase; the protein is PRTQAQLDGAQKALELELDEQALASLDDIWPGPGGEAPEAYAW